Proteins from a single region of Symphalangus syndactylus isolate Jambi chromosome 12, NHGRI_mSymSyn1-v2.1_pri, whole genome shotgun sequence:
- the EXTL2 gene encoding exostosin-like 2 isoform X1 has translation MKISSILEWCCHICKLPGRVMGIRVLRFSLVVILVLLLVAGALTALLPSVKEDKMLMLRREIKSQGKSTMDSFTLIMQTYNRTDLLLKLLNHYQAVPNLHKVIVVWNNIGEKAPDELWNSLGPHPIPVIFKQQTANRMRNRLQVFPELETNAVLMVDDDTLISTPDLVFAFSVWQQFPDQIVGFVPRKHVSTSSGIYSYGSFEMQAPGSGNGDQYSMVLIGASFFNSKYLELFQRQPAAVHALIDDTQNCDDIAMNFIIAKHIGKTSGIFVKPVNMDNLEKETNSGYSGMWHRAEHALQRSYCINKLVNIYDSMPLKYSNIMISQFGFPYANYKRKI, from the exons GTGTTGCCACATCTGCAAACTTCCTGGGAGAGTAATGGGGATTCGAGTGCTTCGATTCTCTTTGGTGGTCATCCTCGTATTATTACTGGTAGCTGGTGCTTTGACTGCCTTACTTCCCAGTGTCAAAGAAGACAAGATGCTCATGTTGCGTAGGGAAATAAAATCCCAGGGCAAGTCCACCATGGACTCCTTTACTCTCATAATGCAGACGTACAACAGAACAGATCTCTTATTGAAACTTTTAAATCATTATCAGGCTGTACCAAATCTGCACAAAGTGATTGTGGTATGGAACAATATTGGAGAGAAGGCACCAGATGAATTATGGAATTCTCTAGGGCCCCACCCTATCCCTGTGATCTTCAAACAACAGACAGCAAACAGGATGAGAAATCGACTCCAGGTCTTTCCTGAACTGGAAACCAATG CAGTGTTGATGGTAGATGATGACACACTCATCAGCACCCCAGACCTTGTTTTTGCTTTCTCAGTTTGGCAG CAATTTCCTGATCAAATTGTAGGATTTGTTCCTAGAAAGCACGTCTCTACTTCATCAGGTATCTACAGTTATGGAAGTTTTGAAATGCAAGCACCGGGGTCTGGAAATGGTGACCAGTACTCTATGGTGCTGATTGGAGCCTCATTCTTCAATAGCAAATATCTTGAATTATTTCAGAGGCAACCTGCAGCTGTCCATGCTTTGATAGATGATACTCAAAATTGTGATGATATTGCCATGAATTTTATCATTGCCAAGCATATTGGCAAGACTTCAGGGATATTTGTGAAGCCTGTAAACATGGACAATTTGGAAAAAGAAACCAACAGTGGCTATTCTGGAATGTGGCATCGAGCTGAGCATGCTCTGCAGAGGTCTTATTGTATAAATAAGCTTGTTAATATCTATGATAGCATGCCCTTAAAATACTCCAACATTATGATTTCCCAGTTTGGTTTTCCTTATGccaactacaaaagaaaaatataa
- the EXTL2 gene encoding exostosin-like 2 isoform X3: protein MRCCHICKLPGRVMGIRVLRFSLVVILVLLLVAGALTALLPSVKEDKMLMLRREIKSQGKSTMDSFTLIMQTYNRTDLLLKLLNHYQAVPNLHKVIVVWNNIGEKAPDELWNSLGPHPIPVIFKQQTANRMRNRLQVFPELETNAVLMVDDDTLISTPDLVFAFSVWQQFPDQIVGFVPRKHVSTSSGIYSYGSFEMQAPGSGNGDQYSMVLIGASFFNSKYLELFQRQPAAVHALIDDTQNCDDIAMNFIIAKHIGKTSGIFVKPVNMDNLEKETNSGYSGMWHRAEHALQRSYCINKLVNIYDSMPLKYSNIMISQFGFPYANYKRKI, encoded by the exons GTGTTGCCACATCTGCAAACTTCCTGGGAGAGTAATGGGGATTCGAGTGCTTCGATTCTCTTTGGTGGTCATCCTCGTATTATTACTGGTAGCTGGTGCTTTGACTGCCTTACTTCCCAGTGTCAAAGAAGACAAGATGCTCATGTTGCGTAGGGAAATAAAATCCCAGGGCAAGTCCACCATGGACTCCTTTACTCTCATAATGCAGACGTACAACAGAACAGATCTCTTATTGAAACTTTTAAATCATTATCAGGCTGTACCAAATCTGCACAAAGTGATTGTGGTATGGAACAATATTGGAGAGAAGGCACCAGATGAATTATGGAATTCTCTAGGGCCCCACCCTATCCCTGTGATCTTCAAACAACAGACAGCAAACAGGATGAGAAATCGACTCCAGGTCTTTCCTGAACTGGAAACCAATG CAGTGTTGATGGTAGATGATGACACACTCATCAGCACCCCAGACCTTGTTTTTGCTTTCTCAGTTTGGCAG CAATTTCCTGATCAAATTGTAGGATTTGTTCCTAGAAAGCACGTCTCTACTTCATCAGGTATCTACAGTTATGGAAGTTTTGAAATGCAAGCACCGGGGTCTGGAAATGGTGACCAGTACTCTATGGTGCTGATTGGAGCCTCATTCTTCAATAGCAAATATCTTGAATTATTTCAGAGGCAACCTGCAGCTGTCCATGCTTTGATAGATGATACTCAAAATTGTGATGATATTGCCATGAATTTTATCATTGCCAAGCATATTGGCAAGACTTCAGGGATATTTGTGAAGCCTGTAAACATGGACAATTTGGAAAAAGAAACCAACAGTGGCTATTCTGGAATGTGGCATCGAGCTGAGCATGCTCTGCAGAGGTCTTATTGTATAAATAAGCTTGTTAATATCTATGATAGCATGCCCTTAAAATACTCCAACATTATGATTTCCCAGTTTGGTTTTCCTTATGccaactacaaaagaaaaatataa
- the EXTL2 gene encoding exostosin-like 2 isoform X2: MKISSILEWCCHICKLPGRVMGIRVLRFSLVVILVLLLVAGALTALLPSVKEDKMLMLRREIKSQGKSTMDSFTLIMQTYNRTDLLLKLLNHYQAVPNLHKVIVVWNNIGEKAPDELWNSLGPHPIPVIFKQQTANRMRNRLQVFPELETNVLMVDDDTLISTPDLVFAFSVWQQFPDQIVGFVPRKHVSTSSGIYSYGSFEMQAPGSGNGDQYSMVLIGASFFNSKYLELFQRQPAAVHALIDDTQNCDDIAMNFIIAKHIGKTSGIFVKPVNMDNLEKETNSGYSGMWHRAEHALQRSYCINKLVNIYDSMPLKYSNIMISQFGFPYANYKRKI, from the exons GTGTTGCCACATCTGCAAACTTCCTGGGAGAGTAATGGGGATTCGAGTGCTTCGATTCTCTTTGGTGGTCATCCTCGTATTATTACTGGTAGCTGGTGCTTTGACTGCCTTACTTCCCAGTGTCAAAGAAGACAAGATGCTCATGTTGCGTAGGGAAATAAAATCCCAGGGCAAGTCCACCATGGACTCCTTTACTCTCATAATGCAGACGTACAACAGAACAGATCTCTTATTGAAACTTTTAAATCATTATCAGGCTGTACCAAATCTGCACAAAGTGATTGTGGTATGGAACAATATTGGAGAGAAGGCACCAGATGAATTATGGAATTCTCTAGGGCCCCACCCTATCCCTGTGATCTTCAAACAACAGACAGCAAACAGGATGAGAAATCGACTCCAGGTCTTTCCTGAACTGGAAACCAATG TGTTGATGGTAGATGATGACACACTCATCAGCACCCCAGACCTTGTTTTTGCTTTCTCAGTTTGGCAG CAATTTCCTGATCAAATTGTAGGATTTGTTCCTAGAAAGCACGTCTCTACTTCATCAGGTATCTACAGTTATGGAAGTTTTGAAATGCAAGCACCGGGGTCTGGAAATGGTGACCAGTACTCTATGGTGCTGATTGGAGCCTCATTCTTCAATAGCAAATATCTTGAATTATTTCAGAGGCAACCTGCAGCTGTCCATGCTTTGATAGATGATACTCAAAATTGTGATGATATTGCCATGAATTTTATCATTGCCAAGCATATTGGCAAGACTTCAGGGATATTTGTGAAGCCTGTAAACATGGACAATTTGGAAAAAGAAACCAACAGTGGCTATTCTGGAATGTGGCATCGAGCTGAGCATGCTCTGCAGAGGTCTTATTGTATAAATAAGCTTGTTAATATCTATGATAGCATGCCCTTAAAATACTCCAACATTATGATTTCCCAGTTTGGTTTTCCTTATGccaactacaaaagaaaaatataa
- the EXTL2 gene encoding exostosin-like 2 isoform X5, translating into MGIRVLRFSLVVILVLLLVAGALTALLPSVKEDKMLMLRREIKSQGKSTMDSFTLIMQTYNRTDLLLKLLNHYQAVPNLHKVIVVWNNIGEKAPDELWNSLGPHPIPVIFKQQTANRMRNRLQVFPELETNAVLMVDDDTLISTPDLVFAFSVWQQFPDQIVGFVPRKHVSTSSGIYSYGSFEMQAPGSGNGDQYSMVLIGASFFNSKYLELFQRQPAAVHALIDDTQNCDDIAMNFIIAKHIGKTSGIFVKPVNMDNLEKETNSGYSGMWHRAEHALQRSYCINKLVNIYDSMPLKYSNIMISQFGFPYANYKRKI; encoded by the exons ATGGGGATTCGAGTGCTTCGATTCTCTTTGGTGGTCATCCTCGTATTATTACTGGTAGCTGGTGCTTTGACTGCCTTACTTCCCAGTGTCAAAGAAGACAAGATGCTCATGTTGCGTAGGGAAATAAAATCCCAGGGCAAGTCCACCATGGACTCCTTTACTCTCATAATGCAGACGTACAACAGAACAGATCTCTTATTGAAACTTTTAAATCATTATCAGGCTGTACCAAATCTGCACAAAGTGATTGTGGTATGGAACAATATTGGAGAGAAGGCACCAGATGAATTATGGAATTCTCTAGGGCCCCACCCTATCCCTGTGATCTTCAAACAACAGACAGCAAACAGGATGAGAAATCGACTCCAGGTCTTTCCTGAACTGGAAACCAATG CAGTGTTGATGGTAGATGATGACACACTCATCAGCACCCCAGACCTTGTTTTTGCTTTCTCAGTTTGGCAG CAATTTCCTGATCAAATTGTAGGATTTGTTCCTAGAAAGCACGTCTCTACTTCATCAGGTATCTACAGTTATGGAAGTTTTGAAATGCAAGCACCGGGGTCTGGAAATGGTGACCAGTACTCTATGGTGCTGATTGGAGCCTCATTCTTCAATAGCAAATATCTTGAATTATTTCAGAGGCAACCTGCAGCTGTCCATGCTTTGATAGATGATACTCAAAATTGTGATGATATTGCCATGAATTTTATCATTGCCAAGCATATTGGCAAGACTTCAGGGATATTTGTGAAGCCTGTAAACATGGACAATTTGGAAAAAGAAACCAACAGTGGCTATTCTGGAATGTGGCATCGAGCTGAGCATGCTCTGCAGAGGTCTTATTGTATAAATAAGCTTGTTAATATCTATGATAGCATGCCCTTAAAATACTCCAACATTATGATTTCCCAGTTTGGTTTTCCTTATGccaactacaaaagaaaaatataa
- the EXTL2 gene encoding exostosin-like 2 isoform X4 translates to MRCCHICKLPGRVMGIRVLRFSLVVILVLLLVAGALTALLPSVKEDKMLMLRREIKSQGKSTMDSFTLIMQTYNRTDLLLKLLNHYQAVPNLHKVIVVWNNIGEKAPDELWNSLGPHPIPVIFKQQTANRMRNRLQVFPELETNVLMVDDDTLISTPDLVFAFSVWQQFPDQIVGFVPRKHVSTSSGIYSYGSFEMQAPGSGNGDQYSMVLIGASFFNSKYLELFQRQPAAVHALIDDTQNCDDIAMNFIIAKHIGKTSGIFVKPVNMDNLEKETNSGYSGMWHRAEHALQRSYCINKLVNIYDSMPLKYSNIMISQFGFPYANYKRKI, encoded by the exons GTGTTGCCACATCTGCAAACTTCCTGGGAGAGTAATGGGGATTCGAGTGCTTCGATTCTCTTTGGTGGTCATCCTCGTATTATTACTGGTAGCTGGTGCTTTGACTGCCTTACTTCCCAGTGTCAAAGAAGACAAGATGCTCATGTTGCGTAGGGAAATAAAATCCCAGGGCAAGTCCACCATGGACTCCTTTACTCTCATAATGCAGACGTACAACAGAACAGATCTCTTATTGAAACTTTTAAATCATTATCAGGCTGTACCAAATCTGCACAAAGTGATTGTGGTATGGAACAATATTGGAGAGAAGGCACCAGATGAATTATGGAATTCTCTAGGGCCCCACCCTATCCCTGTGATCTTCAAACAACAGACAGCAAACAGGATGAGAAATCGACTCCAGGTCTTTCCTGAACTGGAAACCAATG TGTTGATGGTAGATGATGACACACTCATCAGCACCCCAGACCTTGTTTTTGCTTTCTCAGTTTGGCAG CAATTTCCTGATCAAATTGTAGGATTTGTTCCTAGAAAGCACGTCTCTACTTCATCAGGTATCTACAGTTATGGAAGTTTTGAAATGCAAGCACCGGGGTCTGGAAATGGTGACCAGTACTCTATGGTGCTGATTGGAGCCTCATTCTTCAATAGCAAATATCTTGAATTATTTCAGAGGCAACCTGCAGCTGTCCATGCTTTGATAGATGATACTCAAAATTGTGATGATATTGCCATGAATTTTATCATTGCCAAGCATATTGGCAAGACTTCAGGGATATTTGTGAAGCCTGTAAACATGGACAATTTGGAAAAAGAAACCAACAGTGGCTATTCTGGAATGTGGCATCGAGCTGAGCATGCTCTGCAGAGGTCTTATTGTATAAATAAGCTTGTTAATATCTATGATAGCATGCCCTTAAAATACTCCAACATTATGATTTCCCAGTTTGGTTTTCCTTATGccaactacaaaagaaaaatataa